The nucleotide window TATCTTGAGCAAATCTTCATCGCTCACGACGAGGAGTGAATCGCCATGTTCGCTTAAGCGTGAGCGGAATGCCTCTTCGTTGAACGGATTTTTCTTCGTTTTTTCGTCATCAAAACGGATCATGATTTCCGTGCAATAGCCGAACTCAATGTCTTCGGGGGCTATATCTCCCTGGACATGATGATGCTCGGCTTCCACGAGGGTGTCCATGGAAGGCTGCTCTGCGACTTCTGTTGCGTGATCGGCGGTTGATTCTCCTCGCAAACCTGCCTGCATGCCTTCATAAATATGCAAAAGGCCTTGTCCGCCTGAATCTACAACCCCGACCTCTTTTAAGACCGGCAATAAATCGGGGGTTCGTTCCAATGAACGTCTCGCCTCGGAAAGTGCCTCTTCGAGCACGGCGTCGACATCGTTATGCTTGCGTGCTTCTTTACGCGCTGCTTTTGCGGCGTCTTTGGCCACCGAAAGAATGGTTCCCTCCACCGGTTTCATAACGGCACGATACGCTGTGTCCACGCCATTCTCGAAAGCGGCGGCCAAGGCTTGCCCGTCGAATTCATCTTTTTTTTCAATCCCTTTTGCAAATCCGCGGAACAATTGGGAAAGGATGACCCCTGAGTTTCCCCGCGCGCCCATCAGCAAGCCTTTGGAGAAATGCTTCGCCACCGCTGATGCGCGCACATCCTCCCCTTGCTTCATTTCTTTTACGCCGGAATTGATTGTTAAACTCATATTTGTTCCCGTATCCCCATCGGGCACCGGAAAAACGTTTAAAGCATCGACACGTTCCGAGTGTTGATCGAGGACATGCGCCCCTTCCGCGAACATGTCGATAAGGGTTTTTCCGTCAATTTTCGTTGTCACTGTTCATCCACCTCCACCACTACGGGTTGCTTACACGCACACCTTGCACAAAAATGTTTACCGATTCGACCGTTAATCCCAGCATTTGTTCCAGCTGATACTTCACTTTCGTTTGCACATTGTAAGCGACTTCCGATATTTTTGTCCCGTAGCTGACGATAATGTACATATCGATGTGAAGATCGTCGTCGAATTCGCGGATGACGACGCCCCGTGAAAAATTATCCCTTTTTAACAACTCGGATATTCCGTCCTTGATTTGTTTCTGGGAAGCCATTCCTACAATTCCGTAAACGTCTGTCGCGGCCCCACCGGCGACTGTCGCCACCACTTCTTTTGATATATCGATGGATCCCAATTGAGAGTTCATTTCAAGGGCCATAACCATCCTCCTTATATAGGGTTTTTCCTGAACGATCAACTATGATCATCTTACTATAATTATGCACTTTTAAACAAGAGACGTTGCGATTAACGGGCAGGTTATGCTAAGATGTTGGGGTGTAATCATGCAAGTTGGGTAAAGGAGGTCATCGAATGTCCAGAAAATGCGTCGTTACCGGCCGAGGTCCATCATCCGGAAACAAGCGATCACACGCGAATAACTCAACGAAACGCCGTTGGGGCGCGAACGTACAAAAAGTACGGATTTTGGTAAACGGAAAGCCAAAAAAAGCGTACGTATCAACCAAAGCTTTGAAAGCCGGCAAAGTCACGCGCGTTTAGTGCGCCGACGCCGGCTTTTTCTTTTGTAAAAGTTTATCGGGAAGGCGCCACGCGTAGATGTTTCATACGGACTTTTTGTGATGCACAGGCGTCATACGTTCTCTTTTTGATGGTCGCCCTGATTTCCCATCGTTTGAAGCCGCCTATCGTTCTCTTTTTGGCAATCGCCGAGATTATAGATCGTGTAAGTCCTTCTTTGATCGGATATACGAGCGTTTACCTTTTTAAAAGTTGTATGAATGCTGCTTGCGATATAATCTCACGAATCGATCCTAATATATTGTATCGTAAGATAGGAACTGCTGAATAATGGAAAAAGACTGGCACATAAGCATTTTCCGTTGGCGTTGCCAAAACTGGATGCAAGGAAATCCATCCTATAAAAAAAACCCTTGCACTTTTGGCAACGTACGGAGGGACGGTGCTGCAATGGCGAGACTCCAGCGGAAAAACGGACGCGTCAAGCACCCGCAGCGCCGGTTTTGCGCGAGGAGGCTTGACCGTTCGTCCGCGGAAAGCGAAGCCATGGAAGCGCCATCACGGCTTCAGCTGATAGCTGCAAGTTGTTTAGCAATCCCTACATAAAGCACCAATCACCCGCTCCAACCGGCAAAGGCACCGGTGCAATCCCCCGGTGCCTTTGCCTTCCTCTATTCTTTTTTAAACGAACCTAGAACAGCGCGGACGAACCCTCCCAGAAATTTCGGCAACTTAATGGTATAAAATTTCATTACTATTCCTCCTTGAAGGCCAGCTTTATGCACGGACAGCCATGAAGACACATACGGATTCTTCTATATGTATATTCGCCATTCCCGAAATAGTACATTAAAATTTTTATTTTTTTGCTTCAAGATACCG belongs to Salicibibacter cibi and includes:
- a CDS encoding DAK2 domain-containing protein; protein product: MFAEGAHVLDQHSERVDALNVFPVPDGDTGTNMSLTINSGVKEMKQGEDVRASAVAKHFSKGLLMGARGNSGVILSQLFRGFAKGIEKKDEFDGQALAAAFENGVDTAYRAVMKPVEGTILSVAKDAAKAARKEARKHNDVDAVLEEALSEARRSLERTPDLLPVLKEVGVVDSGGQGLLHIYEGMQAGLRGESTADHATEVAEQPSMDTLVEAEHHHVQGDIAPEDIEFGYCTEIMIRFDDEKTKKNPFNEEAFRSRLSEHGDSLLVVSDEDLLKIHIHVEYPGVVMDEAQKYGELINVKIDNMREQHAELSSHMHQEATESTSKKKQTYAVIAVTMGSGVQALFESLGVEAFVEGGQTMNPSTEQFIEAIEQTNAEHVFLIPNNGNIVMTAEQAADVFESLDVRVIPTKSVPQGLGAMFAFNEEEDVAANAEAMNEGISTVKSASVTKAIRDTTIGGVDIKENDFMGLVEGEIVSSGATLEETLKKTAEAMIDHEIEMLTVIAGEDADEDCTEVLAAYVEEQYEDVETEIHDGKQPLYHYILSAE
- a CDS encoding Asp23/Gls24 family envelope stress response protein is translated as MALEMNSQLGSIDISKEVVATVAGGAATDVYGIVGMASQKQIKDGISELLKRDNFSRGVVIREFDDDLHIDMYIIVSYGTKISEVAYNVQTKVKYQLEQMLGLTVESVNIFVQGVRVSNP
- the rpmB gene encoding 50S ribosomal protein L28, with translation MSRKCVVTGRGPSSGNKRSHANNSTKRRWGANVQKVRILVNGKPKKAYVSTKALKAGKVTRV
- the spoVM gene encoding stage V sporulation protein SpoVM translates to MKFYTIKLPKFLGGFVRAVLGSFKKE